A stretch of the TM7 phylum sp. oral taxon 349 genome encodes the following:
- a CDS encoding GatB/YqeY domain-containing protein: protein MALKQRIRDEMKAALLGGNRFLGDTLRNLNAAILDEEVKQNKRNDGLSDEAIEKVIAHEVKKRRESAAIYRENNRVDLAEPEEKEMTILQAYLPEQMTEAELQQLIDEKIVELGVSDLRSMGQVVGAVKAAAGNKADGAMIANLAKQALTK from the coding sequence ATGGCGTTAAAGCAACGCATCAGAGATGAAATGAAAGCCGCCCTACTTGGCGGCAATCGTTTTTTGGGTGATACATTGCGTAATTTGAACGCAGCAATCTTAGACGAGGAGGTCAAACAGAATAAGCGCAATGACGGCTTAAGCGACGAAGCGATCGAAAAAGTGATCGCGCACGAGGTCAAGAAGCGGCGTGAGTCGGCGGCGATCTATCGTGAGAATAATCGTGTTGACTTAGCGGAACCAGAAGAGAAAGAGATGACGATTTTGCAGGCGTATTTGCCAGAGCAAATGACCGAAGCGGAACTGCAACAATTAATTGATGAGAAAATTGTAGAGCTTGGCGTGAGTGATTTGCGCAGTATGGGGCAAGTGGTTGGTGCGGTAAAAGCAGCAGCCGGTAATAAGGCTGACGGTGCGATGATTGCTAACCTAGCCAAACAAGCGCTAACGAAATAA
- a CDS encoding SpoIIE family protein phosphatase — MSERYPSILATRLGVEHNVTRIGVPTEERILKSGESGEISWMGWYLGSVATKDGEERIATAELGVVVEDERLRRELGDSALCFAYIPKLMRVNLVNGSEYEFNNTIVMPDGSRKRTYRPIKIGRGEQPDLPCWISRDHCEITRIQAGSIRVDNHSSSDMQILIPDMSRHILPPGDSHNNEPVRHIRADVVHKADKDEDAYCLDKKHGILSVFDGVGGLENGAQAARFAAGAVRKFAEDMLGQNAERQPLQEAMKWNIEALNAISMAIRDRRIGGSSTATLSRIIKQPDGSRFLTYANMGDSRIYIVRDNKACQITEDDGEGSFITASLGGSIISKKTPWQYGCVKILPGDTILVGTDGIWGDYGSDVMSDGEISLLVQSMHAKGVYNPKLIAQALLDRSRKHDDKTLIVASCS; from the coding sequence ATGAGCGAACGATATCCTTCAATATTAGCTACACGGTTAGGTGTAGAGCATAATGTGACGCGGATAGGCGTACCTACGGAAGAGCGTATACTCAAGTCTGGAGAGAGCGGAGAGATTTCGTGGATGGGGTGGTATCTCGGTTCTGTGGCGACAAAAGATGGCGAAGAACGTATCGCTACTGCTGAGCTCGGCGTAGTGGTAGAGGATGAGCGTCTACGGAGAGAACTTGGTGATAGTGCACTATGTTTTGCATACATACCAAAGCTGATGAGGGTGAATTTGGTAAATGGATCAGAATACGAGTTTAATAATACTATAGTTATGCCGGACGGCTCTCGGAAAAGGACTTATAGACCAATAAAGATCGGGCGAGGGGAGCAGCCGGATCTTCCGTGCTGGATATCGCGTGATCATTGTGAAATTACGCGGATACAAGCTGGTAGTATACGCGTTGACAATCATTCTTCTTCCGATATGCAGATTCTAATCCCGGACATGTCCCGTCACATACTTCCACCGGGTGACTCTCACAACAACGAACCAGTGCGACATATTCGTGCTGACGTAGTTCATAAAGCGGATAAAGACGAAGATGCATACTGTCTAGATAAGAAACATGGTATTCTCAGTGTATTTGACGGTGTCGGTGGATTGGAGAATGGCGCGCAAGCTGCGCGGTTTGCTGCAGGTGCGGTACGTAAATTTGCCGAAGATATGTTAGGCCAAAACGCAGAACGTCAGCCGTTACAAGAAGCAATGAAATGGAACATAGAAGCGCTCAACGCTATATCAATGGCAATTAGAGATAGGCGTATTGGTGGCAGTTCAACTGCAACGCTATCGAGGATTATTAAACAACCTGACGGCAGTAGGTTTCTGACATACGCAAACATGGGTGATTCGCGCATATACATCGTGCGTGATAATAAAGCGTGTCAAATAACGGAGGACGATGGAGAAGGATCTTTTATTACTGCTTCTCTAGGAGGTAGTATTATATCAAAGAAAACACCATGGCAATATGGGTGCGTAAAGATACTTCCGGGTGATACGATTCTTGTTGGTACTGACGGTATTTGGGGTGACTATGGTTCCGATGTCATGTCGGATGGTGAGATATCACTGCTGGTGCAGTCTATGCACGCCAAAGGTGTATACAACCCAAAGCTGATAGCACAGGCACTGCTTGACCGATCTCGCAAGCATGACGATAAGACACTCATTGTCGCAAGCTGTTCGTAA
- a CDS encoding nucleoside monophosphate kinase gives MILLFGPTGAGKSMQGQMLAVRQGWKWLSTGEMLRQSDDPEVIATLKSGELVSDELTYHVFERAVQDARDKKYPNIIVDGFPRTKEQAAWLDDYMERMDEKIDIVVVLEVPEQEIMRRLEKRGRMEDTPDTIARRMAIYRQKMYPVLGIFAEAGVKIIHLDGTGSAGEVHDRIYDEVKRVCPN, from the coding sequence ATGATTTTGTTATTTGGTCCGACGGGTGCGGGTAAAAGCATGCAAGGGCAAATGCTAGCGGTGCGCCAGGGATGGAAGTGGCTCAGTACCGGGGAGATGCTGCGCCAGAGCGATGACCCGGAAGTGATTGCGACGCTGAAAAGCGGTGAATTGGTAAGCGATGAATTGACATACCATGTGTTTGAACGCGCTGTGCAGGATGCGCGCGATAAAAAATACCCGAATATCATCGTAGACGGTTTCCCTCGCACGAAAGAGCAAGCGGCGTGGCTTGATGACTATATGGAGCGCATGGACGAGAAAATTGATATCGTCGTAGTGCTAGAGGTGCCAGAACAAGAAATTATGCGGCGCTTAGAGAAGCGCGGACGTATGGAAGATACGCCTGATACGATTGCGCGGCGTATGGCGATATATCGCCAAAAGATGTATCCGGTGCTTGGGATTTTCGCTGAAGCGGGCGTGAAGATTATCCACCTAGACGGTACGGGCAGTGCCGGCGAGGTGCACGATAGGATTTACGACGAGGTGAAGCGCGTATGTCCGAACTAA